One Helianthus annuus cultivar XRQ/B chromosome 7, HanXRQr2.0-SUNRISE, whole genome shotgun sequence genomic region harbors:
- the LOC110868739 gene encoding UDP-glycosyltransferase 88B1 isoform X1, protein MGTIVLYPPPLMGHFISMVELGKSIIKHYPSYTITVLSLTNSFNTGSITSYVRHISATIPAITFHHLPLIPLPEHEILPSMLGSVVANLIGRSVNNVANALQSISPTAIIADVFCTSAMASAANLNIPVYFFIVSGACSVVEFLYFPTLDQKYPVSFKDMNALVYEPGLPPIPSSEMQDTIQDRNSEAYRGYLELSRRMLKSAGIIVNTFDSMEPKPIKAIRDGLCVPDQPTPPLYCVGPLIAEGSDVSHECLKWLDGQPKESVVYLCFGSEREFSSDQLKEIAKGLELSGHRFLWVIRSPSAEKNDDLNLLLPNGFLERTKDRGFVLNTWVPQVQVLNHESVGGYVTHCGWNSVLEATCAGVPMIGWPLIADQKLNKIMMVEEMKLALPMDQSEDRKVTAAEVEKRVRQLMDSEEGKVVREMAKARKVDAARALSEGGSSRVELKRLVESIGHNSILK, encoded by the coding sequence ATGGGGACTATTGTTTTGTACCCACCACCACTTATGGGCCACTTCATTTCAATGGTGGAGCTCGGAAAGTCCATCATCAAACACTATCCTTCCTACACTATCACCGTGCTCTCCCTCACCAACTCTTTCAACACCGGCTCCATCACCTCCTATGTCCGTCACATCTCCGCCACCATCCCCGCCATCACGTTCCACCACCTCCCCCTTATCCCTCTTCCCGAACACGAAATTCTCCCCTCCATGCTGGGTTCTGTGGTCGCTAATCTTATTGGCCGTAGTGTCAACAACGTCGCAAACGCCCTCCAATCCATATCCCCGACCGCGATAATTGCTGATGTCTTTTGCACCTCCGCTATGGCTTCAGCTGCAAACCTCAACATTCCGGTTTACTTCTTCATTGTTAGCGGGGCTTGTTCGGTGGTCGAATTTCTTTATTTCCCTACGCTTGATCAGAAATACCCCGTAAGTTTTAAGGATATGAATGCACTCGTCTATGAACCGGGACTGCCACCGATACCGTCGTCCGAAATGCAGGACACGATTCAAGATAGAAACTCCGAGGCATATAGGGGGTATCTTGAACTCTCACGTCGCATGCTCAAATCAGCCGGGATTATTGTAAACACGTTTGATTCGATGGAACCGAAACCGATTAAGGCAATTCGTGACGGGTTGTGTGTCCCTGATCAGCCTACGCCCCCGCTCTATTGCGTCGGGCCGCTGATTGCTGAAGGAAGCGACGTTTCGCATGAATGTTTGAAGTGGCTCGATGGTCAACCTAAAGAGAGTGTTGTTTACTTGTGTTTTGGGAGTGAGAGGGAGTTTTCGAGTGATCAGTTAAAGGAGATTGCTAAGGGGTTAGAGCTGAGTGGACATAGGTTTTTGTGGGTGATACGGAGCCCATCAGCTGAAAAAAATGatgatttgaatttattgttgcCAAATGGGTTTTTGGAACGTACGAAAGATAGGGGTTTTGTGCTGAATACATGGGTCCCGCAAGTGCAAGTGCTGAATCACGAGTCAGTTGGTGGGTATGTGACACACTGTGGCTGGAACTCAGTGCTGGAAGCCACATGTGCTGGTGTGCCTATGATAGGGTGGCCGTTGATTGCGGATCAAAAGTTAAATAAGATTATGATGGTTGAAGAAATGAAATTGGCTCTCCCAATGGACCAGTCAGAGGACCGGAAGGTGACGGCTGCAGAGGTGGAGAAGCGGGTTAGGCAGTTGATGGATTCGGAGGAAGGGAAGGTCGTTAGGGAGATGGCGAAGGCTAGGAAAGTGGATGCGGCGAGGGCACTGAGCGAAGGAGGGTCTTCTCGAGTGGAATTGAAAAGATTGGTCGAGTCTATTGGACATAATTCAATCTTAAAGTGA
- the LOC110868739 gene encoding UDP-glycosyltransferase 88B1 isoform X2: MGTIVLYPPPLMGHFISMVELGKSIIKHYPSYTITVLSLTNSFNTGSITSYVRHISATIPAITFHHLPLIPLPEHEILPSMLGSVVANLIGRSVNNVANALQSISPTAIIADVFCTSAMASAANLNIPVYFFIVSGACSVVEFLYFPTLDQKYPVSFKDMNALVYEPGLPPIPSSEMQDTIQDRNSEAYRGYLELSRRMLKSAGIIVNTFDSMEPKPIKAIRDGLCVPDQPTPPLYCVGPLIAEGSDVSHECLKWLDGQPKESVVYLCFGSEREFSSDQLKEIAKGLELSGHRFLWVIRSPSAEKNDDLNLLLPNGFLERTKDRGFVLNTWVPQVQVLNHESVGGYVTHCGWNSVLEATCAGVPMIGWPLIADQKLNKIMMVEEMKLALPMDQSEDRKVTAAEVEKRVRQLMDSEEGKVVREMAKARKVDAARALSEGGSSRVELKRLVESIGHNSILK, encoded by the exons ATGGGGACTATTGTTTTGTACCCACCACCACTTATGGGCCACTTCATTTCAATGGTGGAGCTCGGAAAGTCCATCATCAAACACTATCCTTCCTACACTATCACCGTGCTCTCCCTCACCAACTCTTTCAACACCGGCTCCATCACCTCCTATGTCCGTCACATCTCCGCCACCATCCCCGCCATCACGTTCCACCACCTCCCCCTTATCCCTCTTCCCGAACACGAAATTCTCCCCTCCATGCTGGGTTCTGTGGTCGCTAATCTTATTGGCCGTAGTGTCAACAACGTCGCAAACGCCCTCCAATCCATATCCCCGACCGCGATAATTGCTGATGTCTTTTGCACCTCCGCTATGGCTTCAGCTGCAAACCTCAACATTCCGGTTTACTTCTTCATTGTTAGCGGGGCTTGTTCGGTGGTCGAATTTCTTTATTTCCCTACGCTTGATCAGAAATACCCCGTAAGTTTTAAGGATATGAATGCACTCGTCTATGAACCGGGACTGCCACCGATACCGTCGTCCGAAATGCAGGACACGATTCAAGATAGAAACTCCGAGGCATATAGGGGGTATCTTGAACTCTCACGTCGCATGCTCAAATCAGCCGGGATTATTGTAAACACGTTTGATTCGATGGAACCGAAACCGATTAAGGCAATTCGTGACGGGTTGTGTGTCCCTGATCAGCCTACGCCCCCGCTCTATTGCGTCGGGCCGCTGATTGCTGAAGGAAGCGACGTTTCGCATGAATGTTTGAAGTGGCTCGATGGTCAACCTAAAGAGAGTGTTGTTTACTTGTGTTTTGGGAGTGAGAGGGAGTTTTCGAGTGATCAGTTAAAGGAGATTGCTAAGGGGTTAGAGCTGAGTGGACATAGGTTTTTGTGGGTGATACGGAGCCCATCAGCTGAAAAAAATGatgatttgaatttattgttgcCAAATGGGTTTTTGGAACGTACGAAAGATAGGGGTTTTGTGCTGAATACATGGGTCCCGCAAGTGCAAGTGCTGAATCACGAGTCAGTTGGTGGGTATGTGACACACTGTGGCTGGAACTCAGTGCTGGAAGCCACATGTGCTGGTGTGCCTATGATAGGGTGGCCGTTGATTGCGGATCAAAAGTTAAATAAGATTATGATGGTTGAAGAAATGAAATTGGCTCTCCCAATGGACCAGTCAGAGGACCGGAAGGTGACGGCTGCAGAGGTGGAGAAGCGGGTTAGGCAGTTGATGGATTCGGAGGAAGGGAAGGTCGTTAGGGAGATGGCGAAGGCTAGGAAAGTGGATGCGGCGAGGGCACTGAGCGAAGGAGGGTCTTCTCGAGTGGAATTGAAAAGATTGGTCGAGTCTATTGGACATAATTCAATCTTAAA GTGA
- the LOC118480289 gene encoding uncharacterized protein LOC118480289 yields METVMDVQGLWESIESPANVVLDEKKNKTARSFIFQAIPEDVLLQVAKKKTAKEIWKSLKTRYVSANRVQKARLHTVTSEFESLKMKDEESIDDFTGKFHGLRLEDGKLVRKLFDAVPDRYLQLVASMEQYSDADSMPFEEAVGHLKAYEDRLKLRKGNTSSESGLLLTQSESHLGQKSLGKGYSSGGKGRGSNVEQGGRHNTWGRQSHRGRGG; encoded by the exons ATGGAGACTGTTATGGACGTTCAAGGCTTGTGGGAGTCCATTGAATCGCCTGCCAATGTTGTGTTAGACGAGAAGAAAAACAAAACGGCTCGATCATTCATCTTCCAAGCGATCCCAGAAGACGTCTTGTTGCAAGTGGCAAAGAAGAAGACGGCGAAGGAGATTTGGAAATCGTTGAAGACGAGATATGTCAGTGCCAATCGGGTTCAGAAGGCACGTCTACATACTGTCACTAGTGAATTTGAATCGTTGAAGATGAAAGACGAGGAGTCAATTGATGATTTCACGGGaaaatt TCACGGGTTAAGGCTTGAAGACGGCAAATTGGTTAGAAAATTGTTCGACGCGGTCCCGGATAGGTATCTCCAACTCGTTGCGTCGATGGAACAATATTCGGATGCGGACAGTATGCCGTTTGAGGAGGCTGTAGGGCATTTAAAAGCATATGAAGATCGGTTGAAATTGAGGAAGGGAAACACATCAAGTGAGAGTGGGTTGCTACTCACTCAATCCGAGTCACACTTGGGTCAGAAATCACTGGGCAAAGGGTATTCGTCTGGTGGAAAGGGACGTGGTTCGAATGTTGAACAAggtggaagacacaacacatggGGCAGGCAGTCGCACCGAGGAAGAGGTGGTTGA
- the LOC110867002 gene encoding isoflavone 7-O-glucosyltransferase 1-like — protein sequence METVMDVQGLWESVESPANAVLDEKKNKTARSFIFQAIPEDVLLQVAKKKTAKEIWKSLKTRYVGANRVQKARLHTVTVGGYVTHCGWNSVLEATCAGVPMIGWSLIVDQKLNKIMMVEEMELALPMDQSEDRKVTAAEVEKRVRQLMESEEGKVVREMAKARKVDAARALSEGGSSRVELKRLVESWQPTTTLIGI from the exons ATGGAGACTGTTATGGACGTTCAAGGCTTGTGGGAGTCCGTTGAATCGCCTGCCAATGCTGTGTTAGACGAGAAGAAAAACAAAACGGCTCGATCATTCATCTTCCAAGCAATCCCAGAAGACGTCTTGTTGCAAGTGGCAAAGAAGAAGACGGCGAAGGAGATTTGGAAATCATTGAAGACGAGATATGTCGGTGCCAATCGGGTTCAGAAGGCACGTCTACATACTGTCACTG ttggtgGGTATGTGACACACTGTGGCTGGAACTCAGTGCTGGAAGCCACATGTGCTGGTGTGCCTATGATAGGGTGGTCGTTGATTGTGGATCAAAAGTTAAATAAGATTATGATGGTTGAAGAAATGGAATTGGCTCTCCCAATGGACCAGTCAGAGGACCGGAAGGTGACGGCTGCAGAGGTGGAGAAGCGGGTTAGGCAGTTGATGGAATCGGAGGAAGGGAAGGTCGTTAGGGAGATGGCGAAGGCTAGGAAAGTGGATGCGGCGAGGGCACTGAGCGAAGGAGGGTCTTCTCGAGTGGAATTGAAAAGATTGGTCGAGTCATGGCAACCGACAACGACTCTTATTGGAATCTAA
- the LOC110868739 gene encoding UDP-glycosyltransferase 88B1 isoform X3: protein MGTIVLYPPPLMGHFISMVELGKSIIKHYPSYTITVLSLTNSFNTGSITSYVRHISATIPAITFHHLPLIPLPEHEILPSMLGSVVANLIGRSVNNVANALQSISPTAIIADVFCTSAMASAANLNIPVYFFIVSGACSVVEFLYFPTLDQKYPVSFKDMNALVYEPGLPPIPSSEMQDTIQDRNSEAYRGYLELSRRMLKSAGIIVNTFDSMEPKPIKAIRDGLCVPDQPTPPLYCVGPLIAEGSDVSHECLKWLDGQPKESVVYLCFGSEREFSSDQLKEIAKGLELSGHRFLWVIRSPSAEKNDDLNLLLPNGFLERTKDRGFVLNTWVPQVQVLNHESVGGYVTHCGWNSVLEATCAGVPMIGWPLIADQKLNKIMMVEEMKLALPMDQSEDRKVTAAEVEKRVRQLMDSEEGKVVREMAKARKVDAARALSEGGSSRVELKRLVESIGRNSILK from the exons ATGGGGACTATTGTTTTGTACCCACCACCACTTATGGGCCACTTCATTTCAATGGTGGAGCTCGGAAAGTCCATCATCAAACACTATCCTTCCTACACTATCACCGTGCTCTCCCTCACCAACTCTTTCAACACCGGCTCCATCACCTCCTATGTCCGTCACATCTCCGCCACCATCCCCGCCATCACGTTCCACCACCTCCCCCTTATCCCTCTTCCCGAACACGAAATTCTCCCCTCCATGCTGGGTTCTGTGGTCGCTAATCTTATTGGCCGTAGTGTCAACAACGTCGCAAACGCCCTCCAATCCATATCCCCGACCGCGATAATTGCTGATGTCTTTTGCACCTCCGCTATGGCTTCAGCTGCAAACCTCAACATTCCGGTTTACTTCTTCATTGTTAGCGGGGCTTGTTCGGTGGTCGAATTTCTTTATTTCCCTACGCTTGATCAGAAATACCCCGTAAGTTTTAAGGATATGAATGCACTCGTCTATGAACCGGGACTGCCACCGATACCGTCGTCCGAAATGCAGGACACGATTCAAGATAGAAACTCCGAGGCATATAGGGGGTATCTTGAACTCTCACGTCGCATGCTCAAATCAGCCGGGATTATTGTAAACACGTTTGATTCGATGGAACCGAAACCGATTAAGGCAATTCGTGACGGGTTGTGTGTCCCTGATCAGCCTACGCCCCCGCTCTATTGCGTCGGGCCGCTGATTGCTGAAGGAAGCGACGTTTCGCATGAATGTTTGAAGTGGCTCGATGGTCAACCTAAAGAGAGTGTTGTTTACTTGTGTTTTGGGAGTGAGAGGGAGTTTTCGAGTGATCAGTTAAAGGAGATTGCTAAGGGGTTAGAGCTGAGTGGACATAGGTTTTTGTGGGTGATACGGAGCCCATCAGCTGAAAAAAATGatgatttgaatttattgttgcCAAATGGGTTTTTGGAACGTACGAAAGATAGGGGTTTTGTGCTGAATACATGGGTCCCGCAAGTGCAAGTGCTGAATCACGAGTCAGTTGGTGGGTATGTGACACACTGTGGCTGGAACTCAGTGCTGGAAGCCACATGTGCTGGTGTGCCTATGATAGGGTGGCCGTTGATTGCGGATCAAAAGTTAAATAAGATTATGATGGTTGAAGAAATGAAATTGGCTCTCCCAATGGACCAGTCAGAGGACCGGAAGGTGACGGCTGCAGAGGTGGAGAAGCGGGTTAGGCAGTTGATGGATTCGGAGGAAGGGAAGGTCGTTAGGGAGATGGCGAAGGCTAGGAAAGTGGATGCGGCGAGGGCACTGAGCGAAGGAGGGTCTTCTCGAGTGGAATTGAAAAGATTGGTCGAGTCTATTGGAC GTAATTCAATCTTAAAGTGA